A genomic region of Salinibacter pepae contains the following coding sequences:
- the rsmI gene encoding 16S rRNA (cytidine(1402)-2'-O)-methyltransferase, producing MLYLVPTPIGNLDDITLRALRVLREADLIACEDTRTSGRLLDHHDVDTPTTSYHEHNEREKTPELLTRMRVGRDIALISDAGSPGISDPGFYIARACWEEDIEVQALPGPTALVPALTASALPSDRFVFEGFLPKKQGRQTRLTTLAEEPRTVVLYESPHRLLRTLDDLIEHVGADRRAAVARELTKKYEEVERGTLKEVRSYFGGYKKVRGECVVVVDGAS from the coding sequence ATGCTCTATCTGGTGCCCACCCCCATCGGCAACCTGGACGACATTACGCTGCGCGCCCTCCGGGTCCTTCGGGAGGCGGACCTGATTGCCTGTGAGGACACCCGGACCTCCGGCCGCCTTCTGGACCACCACGACGTGGACACCCCCACCACGAGCTACCACGAACACAACGAGCGCGAAAAGACGCCCGAACTGCTCACTCGCATGCGCGTGGGACGCGACATCGCCCTCATCAGCGACGCCGGCTCGCCCGGCATCTCGGATCCAGGGTTCTACATCGCCCGCGCCTGCTGGGAAGAAGACATCGAGGTGCAGGCCCTCCCCGGCCCCACGGCCCTCGTCCCGGCGCTCACCGCCAGTGCCCTCCCCAGCGACCGTTTCGTCTTCGAGGGCTTCCTGCCCAAAAAGCAAGGGCGCCAGACCCGCCTGACGACGCTGGCGGAGGAGCCGCGCACCGTCGTCCTCTACGAGTCCCCCCACCGGCTGCTACGCACCCTCGACGATCTCATCGAGCACGTCGGGGCCGACCGCAGGGCCGCCGTGGCCCGGGAGCTCACGAAAAAATACGAAGAAGTCGAACGAGGAACGCTCAAAGAGGTGCGGTCGTATTTCGGGGGGTATAAGAAAGTACGGGGCGAGTGCGTTGTGGTCGTTGACGGGGCATCCTGA